Within the Wolbachia pipientis genome, the region GTGAAATCATACTCTACACAACGCTGAAAAAAAGTTTCTAAAAATATAGTAACGATTTTACCGCGGCTGCTTGGAATAAATCTTTTGTTATCCAATGAAACATACTCACGATCTTGTAATACCGAAATAATTGTTGCATAAGTTGACGGGCGACCTATACCGATTTCTTCCATTTTTTTAACGATACTTGCTTCACTATAACGAGGTGGCGGTTGAGTGAAATGCTGTTTTGGCTCAACTAAAATCAGCTTACACGCTTCCCCTTCCTTCATGGCAGGTAGCAGACCTTCATTTTCGGCTTCCATGTTATCTTGATAGACTTTATAAAAACCATCAAAGAATATACTTGATCCACTTGCTCGCAGAATCACTTTCTGGTCAATAGAACTAATTTCAACTACCACTTGATCAAGAATCGCCGATTCCATTTGACTTGCAATGGTTCTTTTCCAGATTAAATCGTACAATTTAAATTGCTCTGGCGTTAAGTAATCCTTAATACTACCCGGCGTTCTATTAATATCAGTTGGCCGGATTGCTTCATGTGCTTCTTGAGCATTTTTGACCTTTTTTACATATTTACGAGGAGACTGCGGTAAATATTTATCACCATATAACGACTTAATTGACCCTCTAATTGAGTTTATAGCCTCATCTGCAATATGAAACCCATCTGTACGCATGTAAGTTATCAACCCTACGGTTTCACCACCAATATTGATACCTTCATATAAATTTTGCGCTACTCGCATAACATTTTTCACATTAAAATACAGTTTATTCACTGCATCTTGCTGAAGACTTGAGGTGATAAATGGAGGAAGCGGGTTTCTCTTAACTTGCTTGCGTTCTACTGTACTTACAGCATACTGCCTTGACTCGATCTCCTCAACTAGGTTCTTTGCCTCTTCTTCATTCTTAATATCAAATTTTTCTAGCTTTTTATTGTCATAGTGGCTTAGCATAGCAAAAAAAGCCTCATCTTTGCTATTTTGCATTTCTGCCTTTATGCTCCAATACTCCTGTGTTATAAACTTACTGATTTCATCTTCTCGTTCGCATATAAGCTTTAATGCAACAGACTGCACTCGCCCTGCAGACTTACTTCCCGACAATTTTGTCCACAACAGCGGTGACAAGCTAAATCCAACTAGATAATCCAAAGCTCTGCGTGCTTGCTGTGCGCGCACTAAGTCCATGTTTATTCCACGTGGATTTTTTATAGCTTCTTGCACTGCTCTTTTTGTTATTTCGTTAAAGACTACTCTATGAATGTTACTTTCATCATTGATTGCTTTCCTTTCCTTTAGTGCCTCTATCACATTCCAAGCTATTGCTTCTCCTTCTCTATCTGGATCTGTTGCAAGGTATATGTCTGATGTTTTACTTGCTTCCTTTGCCAACTCTTTTACATATTTTTCTGCCCTTTCAATAATCTCATACTTTATGGCGAAATCGTTATCCGGATCAACAGAACCGTTCTTCACTGGAAGATCTCTCACATGGCCAAAAGATGCAGCTACTTTGAACTCTTTACTCAAATATTTACCTATTGTCTTTGCTTTCGCAGGTGATTCAACTATTAATAATGCCATATTGTTAATTATTTTAGTATTTAAAGATAATATGTTGAGAAATATACGATGAAAAGTAAAAAAATATTTTAATAGGTCTTGTGAATTTTACAGAGTAGAGACCTGCTGAAAAAGGTGATTGAAAAAATGATGTGAGAGAGGTAGAAGAAGAATAAGCAGATCAAGTAAGGAAAAAAATGAGCTTTAGTTACTATAATATGAAAAAATACCCAAGAAACTTTCGTAATATAACAGGTTTAACTATAGAGGAGTTCGAAAAAGTAGTGGAAAAAGTGAGGTCTGGATGCAAAAAACAGAAAAAGTGTCATGGTAGAAGATCAAAACTACCAACTCTGGAAGATAAGTTGTTTTGCGTAATTTTGTACTATCGCACTTACATAACACATAGATTTTTAGGATGCCTATTCAATGTACACAACGCAAATGTATGTAGGTTACTTAAGAGAATAGAGCCATTACTCGCCAAAAAAGTGACTATAACAAAAGATAGAAGTATGACGCCAGAAAAAATACTGAAGATTTTGGCTGATGTTACAGAACAGCAAATACAGAGACCAGAAGATAGTAAAAAACGGAAGAAATCATATTCAGGAAAAAAAAGAACCAACACTATGAAAACTGAGATTATTATCGAAGAAGGAGGAAGAATTTTATCAGTGTCAAAGTCATACCGTGGTAGAATTAGTGATTTCCGCATAAGGAAACAAGAAAAATATTTACCACTTGATAGCATAAAACATGCCGATTCTGGATATCAAGGTTGGCAAAAATTGCAAAGCAATGTTATAATTCCATATAAAAAGTATCGTAAAAAGCCATTAACTCCAGAGCATAATAGAAGATTAGCATCATTTAGAATGAGAGTAGAAAACAAGATCCGAGAGATAAAGATATTTAAGATTATGTCGAATGTTTATCGCAATTTTCAGAAAAAATATAACCTGAGGTTCAATATTATTGCTGGTATTGTAAATCTTAAGCACGCCTTTTAGTTAACCTTGATTTTAGTCACCTTCCTTTCCTTTTTTTTATCGCTTGATTCGCAGCAGGTCTTATGTTGTTCATGGTTTCCAGAAAACCCTTGGATCTTGCTATTTTCAAGTGAATTTGAAGGTCTATTACAATAGTATATGATTGCAGCAGCAACCAGACAACAAGCTCCAACTACTATTCCCACTGCTATAGCTAACCCAAGAAAGGTTTACCTGAAGGATAGAATAGGTTATAATGGCATATTAAAGAGATGAAAAATGCCAAGCCCATATAGTGAAGACCTCAGAGAACAAGTTCTCAAAGCAGTTGATGAAAAAACAATGACGATAAAAAGAATTAGTGAAATATTTAAACTGAATATAAAAACAATATATTTATGGAGGAAAAGGAAAAAAGAAACAGGAAACATAAAGCCATCTTCAGGCTATCAAAAAGGTGACTGAGCCTCACCGGTGGCAGAATCTGGGTCACGAGGTCTTCTTCCTACACTCCATGTAAGAGCAGACAGTGCCTCAAAAGAACTGCCACCTATCCACTCTGAGAAGTTATTATCTTCTCTTGCTTTCAACCAAGTAATACTTATTCATATCATCTGGGTAAGGTCAGTTTATAAAACTTAATTTGTACGCTTCCTAGTAATTCTGATATAGTTACTTTAGTTACAGTCTATAAAAGTTTATAAATGGCAACCTTAAGTGTAAGAGAAGCTTTATGCACAGCGATCAGAGAAGAAATGCAAAACGACCCTGACGTGTTGATCATCGGTGAAGAAGTTGCAGAGTATGATGGTGCCTATAAAATGACAAAAGGATTACTGAAAGAGTTCGGAGAAAATAGAGTGGTTGATACGCCTATTACCGAACATGGATTTGCTGGCCTTGCTGTTGGAGCAGCATTCGCTGGATTAAAGCCAATTGTCGAATTTATGACTTTTAATTTTTCTATGCAGGCTATCGACCAAATCGTGAATTCTGCAGCAAAAACAAATTATATGTCAGGTGGACAACTTGGATGCCCTATAGTATTTCGTGGGCCAAATGGTGCTGCAGCAAGAGTTGCTGCACAACACTCTCAATGCTTTGCATCTTGGTATTCACATATACCGGGATTAAAAGTAATAGCACCTTACTTTGCCTCCGATTGCAGAGGTCTGCTTAAAGCTGCAATTCGTGACCTGAATCCGGTAATATTTCTAGAAAACGAAATAGCTTACGGACATGAACATGAAGTTTCTGACTCTGAGCTGTCAAATAAAGATTATCTACTTGAGATAGGCAAGGCTGCTGTTATACGGAAAGGAAAGGATGTAACTATCACTGCTTTCTCACTGAAATTAATGGATGCTTTAAACGCAGCAGATTTACTTTCAGGTGAAGGTATAGAAGCTGAAGTTATTGACCTCAGAACCTTAAGACCACTTGACACTCAAACTGTTATTAACTCTATTCAGAAGACTAATAGGTTAGTTAGTGTAGAAGAAGGATGGCCATTTGCAGGAATAGGAGCAGAGCTGTCAGCCGTTGTTATGGAACAAGGATTTGACTACCTTGATGCTCCAGTTATGCGCGTAACTGGCAAGGACATCCCCTTACCTTATGCTGCAAACCTAGAAAAAAAAGCATTACCGCAAGTGGAAGATATAGTTGAAGCCGTGCATCAGGTCTGCTTTAGAAAAAAATAACCCTATTGGTTCTTTTTTGTGTCTCCTGTTCCACATTGGTCCATCAAGGAAGTATTTCCAGTGCTGCCTATACCACCCATTACTTTTGTCACAATAGTTTTAGCACCGAAAAATACAGCACAAAATATACCGAGTGCAAAAAGAGCTGGCCATGGCATTCTACCAAATATCGCAAGCAAAGCTGCACCTATTATCACTACGGTCATAAGCGGTCCGCCTATTCCCCAAACGTAGCCAATAATATTACATATTACTTGAGCAGTTGTATCGTCATTAGCGTCAGCAGCACTCCCAACATGAGAAAAAGAAATAAATAATACTATAAAAAGAATATTAAAAACTTTCCTAGGGTTCATCCCTATACCTTAAATTTAGATATTGCAATTATACCTAAAATACTATAATTTTTAGTAAAACTAGTATAAAGATTGAATAACAAACGGTGCCACAAAAGTAGTTGACACATAACTGCACGAACATTGTAATATGGCACGATATCACATAGTAAACGATGTCATCCCAGTGCCCTGACTACTTGGATCCAGGAAAAAGGAGGGTGTTATGCAAACAGCTGGCACTGGTTTTCATCCAAGACGGTGTCATCCGAGTAGCCCTCTTCTTGTCATCCCAGTACTCCTAATAATGTCATCCCAGTGCGTGACACTGGGATCTAGTTTTCTTTACAAATTCACCAAAAGTGTTTCATTCTATAACGCAAAACCCATATTCACAAAACCCAATGCATTACTTGCAGTCTAGATCCCAGTGTCACGCACTGGGATGACACTTTCCGTATAAACATTAAGAAATTCACCAAACAAAAAAAAGGCAAAAGAAGCCCTAGTCATTGTCTATTTTCAGTATTGGCGTTTTTTAAGTCTTAAACGTTGCAATTTAGCTGCTTTTAAACGGCAACTAACCTTAGCTTTAATATTTAAGAAATTTACTAGGCAGAAAAAAAAGGCATAGAAAACCCGTGGTAGCTAGTTATTACACTCTCTATTTTAAAATTTGACGTTGGGTGATGTCTTGAACGCTTTATAAGCGCGTTTCAGCTTATGTAGGTAAAAACCTAGAAATTTTATAAAGACATACGGTGCACATAGTGCAAAAAATTAAACAATAGTACGCCAAATACAAGTTTTCTTGTCATTTTAATCTGCTGCAGAGATTGCGAAGTTAAATGAAATAGCTTCACTTTCATGATAAGGGGGCTGGCAAAATGTGTCAAGTAAGTTTTGCATTTAATCCGTTTCTATGACTTAGATGCCAGTGCCTGCTACTTGACTCTCGGCTGGGTCGAATTTGTATAGCTACATTGTCGGTAAATCTAAATTGCTTTAATAATTTTGATTGAAAAATAGTTTTTCTATTATATAAATGCTACTTTAGAGTAATCAGAATGGAAGACGATAAATATAGCCTAGGTTTAAGAGTTATCCATTGGTTGATGGCTGCTTTTATTATTGGTATGCTTTGCTCTGGACTTTATATGAAA harbors:
- the topA gene encoding type I DNA topoisomerase; this translates as MALLIVESPAKAKTIGKYLSKEFKVAASFGHVRDLPVKNGSVDPDNDFAIKYEIIERAEKYVKELAKEASKTSDIYLATDPDREGEAIAWNVIEALKERKAINDESNIHRVVFNEITKRAVQEAIKNPRGINMDLVRAQQARRALDYLVGFSLSPLLWTKLSGSKSAGRVQSVALKLICEREDEISKFITQEYWSIKAEMQNSKDEAFFAMLSHYDNKKLEKFDIKNEEEAKNLVEEIESRQYAVSTVERKQVKRNPLPPFITSSLQQDAVNKLYFNVKNVMRVAQNLYEGINIGGETVGLITYMRTDGFHIADEAINSIRGSIKSLYGDKYLPQSPRKYVKKVKNAQEAHEAIRPTDINRTPGSIKDYLTPEQFKLYDLIWKRTIASQMESAILDQVVVEISSIDQKVILRASGSSIFFDGFYKVYQDNMEAENEGLLPAMKEGEACKLILVEPKQHFTQPPPRYSEASIVKKMEEIGIGRPSTYATIISVLQDREYVSLDNKRFIPSSRGKIVTIFLETFFQRCVEYDFTAQMEEKLDLISNGHADWKKELSHFWVPFFGHVNSVKQMTHDEVFSGIHDLVIDWFCSEEGKKEVNTKCPDCLGGILKLNFGRTGVFLGCSNYPECNHTKEITGSNDNSEYPKSLGIDDITGQEVVIKKGPFGLYLEFNSEPGKKKTVSIPKDINVNDIDLNTATQLLSLPKIIGEHPETGKEVKIGLGRFGYYIFYDGRYFSLKKSSKEVLNTELSEVVQIIANSPRKELKSLGVNEKGKEIFICKGRYGFYIKCDRTNVALGKNADIESIDLKKALELIKNKK
- a CDS encoding transposase, which produces MSFSYYNMKKYPRNFRNITGLTIEEFEKVVEKVRSGCKKQKKCHGRRSKLPTLEDKLFCVILYYRTYITHRFLGCLFNVHNANVCRLLKRIEPLLAKKVTITKDRSMTPEKILKILADVTEQQIQRPEDSKKRKKSYSGKKRTNTMKTEIIIEEGGRILSVSKSYRGRISDFRIRKQEKYLPLDSIKHADSGYQGWQKLQSNVIIPYKKYRKKPLTPEHNRRLASFRMRVENKIREIKIFKIMSNVYRNFQKKYNLRFNIIAGIVNLKHAF
- a CDS encoding helix-turn-helix domain-containing protein translates to MPSPYSEDLREQVLKAVDEKTMTIKRISEIFKLNIKTIYLWRKRKKETGNIKPSSGYQKGD
- a CDS encoding pyruvate dehydrogenase complex E1 component subunit beta, which translates into the protein MATLSVREALCTAIREEMQNDPDVLIIGEEVAEYDGAYKMTKGLLKEFGENRVVDTPITEHGFAGLAVGAAFAGLKPIVEFMTFNFSMQAIDQIVNSAAKTNYMSGGQLGCPIVFRGPNGAAARVAAQHSQCFASWYSHIPGLKVIAPYFASDCRGLLKAAIRDLNPVIFLENEIAYGHEHEVSDSELSNKDYLLEIGKAAVIRKGKDVTITAFSLKLMDALNAADLLSGEGIEAEVIDLRTLRPLDTQTVINSIQKTNRLVSVEEGWPFAGIGAELSAVVMEQGFDYLDAPVMRVTGKDIPLPYAANLEKKALPQVEDIVEAVHQVCFRKK
- a CDS encoding TrbC/VirB2 family protein is translated as MNPRKVFNILFIVLFISFSHVGSAADANDDTTAQVICNIIGYVWGIGGPLMTVVIIGAALLAIFGRMPWPALFALGIFCAVFFGAKTIVTKVMGGIGSTGNTSLMDQCGTGDTKKNQ